One genomic region from Bos indicus isolate NIAB-ARS_2022 breed Sahiwal x Tharparkar chromosome 17, NIAB-ARS_B.indTharparkar_mat_pri_1.0, whole genome shotgun sequence encodes:
- the DUSP18 gene encoding dual specificity protein phosphatase 18, whose product MTASPCAFPVQFRQPSVSGLSQITSSLYISSGVAANNRLMLSSNRISTVINVSVEVVNALYEDIHYVQVPVADTPTSRLCDFFDPIADHIHSVEMKQGRTLLHCAAGVSRSAALCLAYLMKYHAMSLLDAHTWTKSCRPIIRPNNGFWEQLIHYEFQLFGRNTVHMVSSPVGMIPDIYEKEVRQMIPL is encoded by the coding sequence ATGACAGCATCCCCGTGTGCCTTCCCAGTTCAGTTCCGGCAGCCCTCGGTCAGTGGCCTCTCACAGATCACCAGTAGCCTGTATATCAGCAGCGGGGTGGCCGCCAACAACAGGCTCATGCTCTCCAGCAACCGCATCAGCACGGTCATCAATGTCTCAGTGGAGGTGGTGAACGCCTTGTACGAGGACATTCACTATGTGCAGGTGCCCGTGGCCGACACGCCCACCTCGCGGCTCTGTGACTTCTTCGACCCCATCGCAGACCACATCCACAGCGTGGAGATGAAGCAGGGCCGCACCCTGCTGCACTGCGCCGCCGGCGTCAGCCGCTCGGCCGCCCTCTGCCTCGCCTATCTCATGAAGTACCACGCCATGTCCCTGCTGGACGCCCACACGTGGACCAAGTCCTGCCGGCCCATCATCCGGCCCAACAACGGCTTTTGGGAGCAGCTCATCCACTATGAGTTCCAGCTATTTGGCAGGAATACCGTGCACATGGTCAGCTCCCCCGTGGGCATGATCCCTGACATCTACGAGAAGGAGGTCCGTCAGATGATTCCACTCTGA
- the C17H5orf52 gene encoding uncharacterized protein C5orf52 homolog, giving the protein MSARAQKNMDPEEAPIPELLAKAGDENSAVGQQLRPSVTWNLDSPVAGAVAPQATSSSGTYPASAFFRHSRLSNRRDTHVGSQPKICFLRPRTAQPLVLFSLMNSSEAAVKKFLPKSHLSRVIIRDNLSAQRIYEMEIRAADKTKKKMNHLYDHLKKKFMTDQLRKLGRWRRESTNIRQYLDSIRGNKVPLKPQPNRKNQPP; this is encoded by the exons ATGTCTGCGCGCGCTCAGAAGAACATGGACCCCGAGGAGGCTCCCATTCCCGAGTTGCTCGCCAAAGCGGGAGACGAAAACTCAGCGGTTGGCCAGCAGCTCCGGCCCTCGGTCACATGGAACCTAGACTCGCCCGTTGCCGGTGCTGTCGCCCCTCAGGCGACCAGCAGTTCTGGCACCTACCCGGCGTCGGCCTTCTTCCGGCACAGTAGGCTCAGTAACCGCCGGGACACTCACGTAGGGAGCCAGCCGAAGATTTGCTTCCTGCGGCCGCGGACCGCGCAGCCGCTTGTTCTCTTCAG cTTAATGAATTCCAGTGAAGCAGCAGTGAAAAAATTTTTACCCAAGAGCCACTTATCTCGGGTGATAATACGTGACAACCTCAGTGCACAGCGAATCTATGAGATGGAG ATAAGAGCTGCAGACAAGACCAAGAAAAAGATGAACCACTTGTATGACCacctgaaaaagaaattcatgacaGACCAGCTCAGAAAGTTGGGGCGCTGGCGACGGGAATCCACGAACATCCGGCAGTACCTGGATAGCATCCGAGGGAACAAGGTCCCATTAAAACCTCAGCCTAACAGGAAAAATCAGCCACCCTAG